The nucleotide sequence GCGCCTGCACGCCCAGCATCACCAGGGACACGTACGGCATCACGTCCGTGTTGGCCTTGATGTACATCAGCTGGCTGAACTCGGCGGCGATGGCCGTCGCCAGCGTCGCCACGCGGAGGATCCCCTCCACGCTCCGCCGGGACAGGATGTCCTGCCGTTGCTCCCGGTACATGATCGGCAGCGTCTGGAGCGACGTCGCGTCGAACCACAGAGGGTCGCCGGCGTCGCGCGTGCTGGTGATGTGCACCTTCGCGGCGGGGTTGATCAGCCACTGCGCCGTCGTCGGCGGGTAGTCCACCCTCATCTCGATCGAGCAGTCCATGCCGTCCTCCAGCGCTCCCATGGCCGAGAAGGCTCGCCACGGCGCATAGATGCTCCGGCACCCGATCAGGTACATCCGCCCGTCCACCGGGTTGTACACGCCTTCCAGGAACAGGGCCGACACGTTCAGGTAGGGGCTCCCGGAGAGCGTCAGCTCCGCGGACACGTTGAGGAGAGTCGTCGCCCTCGCTGCCTGCATTTCCGAGGAGGGAGACTCTTTGGGATTGGATTCTTTGCCAAGTCCATCCGTGCCGCCTGGAAACCCCGGCGAATTCCGGCCGACGAGCGGCCCGAGCGAGAGCACCTCCAGCTGAAGGAACGGCCGCTCGAAGCGTTCGCGAGGGAACGGGTCGGGCACGGCCGGCACGTGGAGGGTGAGCTCGTCGGCGAGGCTGGACAGGTCGCGGGTGAGGTCGCCCGCCAAACGCGGATAGCTCAGCAGAGACTTGGCTATGGCAGTGCCGAAGTTGAACGGCTCGCTGCGCGTGAGGAACTCCCCAGCTTGCTTGGCCTTGGTGTAGTCGTACGCCATGCTCATCGGTGCGCCGCCCGAGACGCCGAACCGGTTCCACAGCTCCGACGGGTGCACCGCCCGTTTGAACGTCAGCGGCGAGTGGGCGACGCCGCCTTTGCCGTCGATGCGGGTGATTTGCCCGACGGCGATGCCCCGGCGGGTGGCGGAGAAGGTCGTCTGCACGTACAGGCACACGCGGGAGTGGCACGCCTTCTTGCCGACGCCGAGGCACCCCACCATGCAGAGCTGGCCCGTGGACGGGCGCCACACGCCCTCGGCGGCCAGCGTCATGCCGCTGAGCCCGCTCCTCTTCGCCGCCGTGTACCGGTGCTCCCACGGTGCAACGGCCCGGAACACCGCCGAGACCTTGGCCGATCTCTCACCAGGAACGGTACTCGGCTCGCAACGGATGTCCTGCATGACGATGCTGACATCCTTGAACCCGCCGTCCGTCGCGTCTACCGACTTGTCGGTCTCGAACGGCCCGAGCCGCCGGCAGAGAGCGTCTGACGAGTTGCATTTCCAGTTGGGCACGACGGCGAACACGTCCTCCGACGTGAACAGGTCGAGGATGCCGCACAGCGAGCCGCCTCTGTATATCCCACGGCCGTCGCCGAGGATGTCGTCGCGGTAAGGCTGCGGGCTGCACACCGTGCTCACGAGCTCCTCCGACCCGAACTTGTAGTTGGAGTAGGCGCCCAGCTGCGACAGCAGCGTGACGGCGCCGAAGTAGCCGGCGTCCGACTTGCCGTTGGTGCTCGTGAGCTCGCCGCGCACAGCGCGCGTCGTCAGCGTCAGCGTGGTGGGGTACCGGAGCACGAGCAGGATGTTCTTGTCGTGGGTGATTGGCGGCTGGAAGTTGTTGCGGTCGGTGTTCTTGGCCCAGTCCCACGGGTTGGCGGCGTCTTTGCCGCGCCGCGGGAGCACGGCCTCGCCGACCAGGCACAGCACGCTCTCGCCGTCGCCGGTCTCGGTGTACACCCCCTCGAAGAGTATCTTCATCTCGGTGCTCCCAGGCCACACCTTGAGCTCCGGCGACACGTAGGGGCCCATCTCCGGGGCGGTGCCGTTGCGGGAGACGGcgacgccgaggacgccgctgaCGTTGAGCGCCGTCTTCCCGCGGAGCGCCACGTCGACGTGCGTGAGCATGAACGTGGCGAGCGGCAGCGGGTCAGCCATCGCCCCTGCCGCGCCGCCCTCGGGCGCGTCGGTGCCGTCGAACGGCATCAGCGGCGCGCCGTCGTCGACGTCCTGCTTCCAGTCGCCCTTAACAAAGGACAGCTCCGGCatgagggcggcggcgcggttggCGTCGAActtgaggtcggcggcggcggagagcaCGGACCGGCACTGCCGCTTGACGTCGACGAAGCGCACGTACTCGTGCGGGATGAAGGGCCCCTGCTGCCGGCCGCCGCCCATGGGATCCATCCTTTGGGCGTCCCGGTGGAACGGATCAAACGACGAAGCCACGGCAAGCAGCGGCAGCAGGAACGCGCCGACGAACTGCAGCGTGGTCACCGCCATTGCTGCAACACCGCAAGCTAACACTCACAGCTAGGGCGATCTGGTTACTGAGCAGAACATAGAAATTTCTCCGGTCCCTTTGCCCAGCTCGCCAGCGAGTGCCCAGGAAAGAACTGCTCGGCACGGCAGGACGGCGCTACCTCCGCTGCTCTAGTACGCCGTGCATGGGCATGGATCTCTGACCAGAATGTGCCAGATCTAGAAGAATACCTGGACCAGATTGGATCATTTGGAGGATGGTGTCAAATAATAATCCATGGATGGATGCTTCGGTTGCATTATTTTTGTTGGTGGGCTTCATGGGATTAGGGGACATATTGTATTGAGTAGCTTGGGTTGACTTGGCTAGGAAGCGACACAGAAACAGAGGTTACAGACTGCCACTGGCCGTGTCATGTGGCCACTGTGATGTTGTGAGAGGTGGGCGGGAGTTGACGAGGGTACGGTGCAGG is from Triticum aestivum cultivar Chinese Spring chromosome 3A, IWGSC CS RefSeq v2.1, whole genome shotgun sequence and encodes:
- the LOC123060497 gene encoding uncharacterized protein, yielding MAVTTLQFVGAFLLPLLAVASSFDPFHRDAQRMDPMGGGRQQGPFIPHEYVRFVDVKRQCRSVLSAAADLKFDANRAAALMPELSFVKGDWKQDVDDGAPLMPFDGTDAPEGGAAGAMADPLPLATFMLTHVDVALRGKTALNVSGVLGVAVSRNGTAPEMGPYVSPELKVWPGSTEMKILFEGVYTETGDGESVLCLVGEAVLPRRGKDAANPWDWAKNTDRNNFQPPITHDKNILLVLRYPTTLTLTTRAVRGELTSTNGKSDAGYFGAVTLLSQLGAYSNYKFGSEELVSTVCSPQPYRDDILGDGRGIYRGGSLCGILDLFTSEDVFAVVPNWKCNSSDALCRRLGPFETDKSVDATDGGFKDVSIVMQDIRCEPSTVPGERSAKVSAVFRAVAPWEHRYTAAKRSGLSGMTLAAEGVWRPSTGQLCMVGCLGVGKKACHSRVCLYVQTTFSATRRGIAVGQITRIDGKGGVAHSPLTFKRAVHPSELWNRFGVSGGAPMSMAYDYTKAKQAGEFLTRSEPFNFGTAIAKSLLSYPRLAGDLTRDLSSLADELTLHVPAVPDPFPRERFERPFLQLEVLSLGPLVGRNSPGFPGGTDGLGKESNPKESPSSEMQAARATTLLNVSAELTLSGSPYLNVSALFLEGVYNPVDGRMYLIGCRSIYAPWRAFSAMGALEDGMDCSIEMRVDYPPTTAQWLINPAAKVHITSTRDAGDPLWFDATSLQTLPIMYREQRQDILSRRSVEGILRVATLATAIAAEFSQLMYIKANTDVMPYVSLVMLGVQALGYSMPLITGAEALFARIAAAGGSVDGVAPPSYVVDKSQLYWIIDCVVKILILAAFLLTLRLAQKVWRSRIRMLTRSPLEPGRVPSDRKVLLYSFGVHMLGFMVILGARYVSALGRPLRQEDSYMDTRGRSHALRQWAVTLEEYVGLAQDFFLLPQVVGNVLWRISCRPLKKSYYVSVTAVRLLPHLYDYVRAAPAINPYFAEEYEFVNTSLDFYSAFGDVAIPLLAVALAAAVYVQQRWNYKIISRTVKTQQKKLQHLGSRVYERLPSMSSGNFEAELVSGVNEAVGLVGPHRDASLG